A single region of the Canis lupus dingo isolate Sandy chromosome 38, ASM325472v2, whole genome shotgun sequence genome encodes:
- the NHLH1 gene encoding helix-loop-helix protein 1 — protein sequence MMLNSDAVELDLPPTHSETESGFSDCGGGAGPDGAGPGGSAGQARGLEPGEAARKDLQHLSREERRRRRRATAKYRTAHATRERIRVEAFNLAFAELRKLLPTLPPDKKLSKIEILRLAICYISYLNHVLDV from the coding sequence ATGATGCTCAACTCAGACGCGGTGGAGCTGGACCTGCCTCCCACCCACTCCGAGACCGAGTCGGGCTTCAGCGactgcgggggcggggcgggccccgacggggctgggcctgggggttCGGCTGGCCAGGCCCGGGGGCTGGAGCCAGGGGAGGCGGCCCGCAAAGACCTGCAGCACCTGAGCCGCGAGGAGCGGCGGCGCCGGCGCCGGGCCACAGCCAAGTACCGCACAGCACACGCCACGCGGGAGCGCATCCGTGTGGAAGCCTTCAACCTGGCCTTCGCCGAGCTGCGCAAGCTGCTGCCCACGCTGCCCCCCGACAAGAAGCTGTCCAAGATCGAGATCCTGCGCCTGGCCATCTGCTACATCTCCTACCTGAACCACGTGCTGGACGTCTGA